One segment of Triticum aestivum cultivar Chinese Spring chromosome 2A, IWGSC CS RefSeq v2.1, whole genome shotgun sequence DNA contains the following:
- the LOC123184858 gene encoding uncharacterized protein gives MANGRGREHCISMPPSHYGARQVDKAAAAAKPEMGLNHFVRFVALIERLGNALGTLAFTWATVVLLGGYSKDLSLDHDFWYAAAIVFLEAIRMFTRNNRMDYQLFFNTRGAFRPMGWNGLVVVLCFFDVFVILWRKYYMTDMTLLAMVIILATVRFLSGLKLHIWKPLSRATSLWSPLVAILLTAPPLSACINKYTYDGDDHDPYNRWIGLISWIVFTTLLVPVLLVTISRLRFTRVIKLADSILGSKQEFWHRVVINLCMIAALGMQVYILQLGQPTNILVILIVQACALVVVSFGNFQVPAAVVRIWLASLGLQHEYKDDQENLKASLRIFYWMVLGQGVLYAVACMLELFSFIPRRFLVHCGGFRGYWGVKSVDLYYAYALEKCMQEGVLAPKKISLSNFAMDSLNSDSSKNQIYGIQMMPSFLQREPTKAQLLSKLATSTKTVARIISMLDWTSPKDTTIRLYAAKVTAELAKDLRVVTFPGTIQLVSALLDADSGTKRGNLLLDTDDEQEKQDQFLEDGQEQHTVRDVADNQGQRREQLQDTDNLLEETQACSTQQACNDKPNSYILKCWQHILELCSVPKEQLPTDHDLLPALAMSIIESLAGCDQENCVQISNAANLIPKIIGFTRFRHAMNTVDTETQQKLLLKSSLTVLQRLASIGGEIGITLRYKISKHPLLLRNLAETLEYNGSSQELIKLVAGILRNIAIDGNTRQEIGRIQLIIIRLTQTFINGEGTMSTNADHLSRKVTGQALAMLTTESVQNCLIVLKEPEFIKKLKPMISIHGKYIYVAASLLRNLCLHAQPELRESDLKELSHTLREVLEKIIDVEGAELEILIGLSSQICRIIPKDFTEELEGGQIKQRFVKRLIDALNANMEPSAHCPGIRRVILEQVINMVECNYHYANCFNEFRMTEALSVVEQTLSKAEDYKLLLGDAGLMEYSTPISALVARAKELVTDCDSIVDGRISEQS, from the exons ATGGCCAACGGACGAGGGAGAGAGCACTGCATCTCAATGCCACCATCTCATTACGGTGCCAGACAAGTAGACAAGGCCGCTGCTGCTGCCAAGCCGGAAATGGGGCTGAATCACTTTGTTCGCTTCGTCGCGCTGATCGAGAGGCTTGGCAATGCCTTGGGCACGCTGGCCTTCACGTGGGCGACTGTTGTCCTGCTCGGAGGCTACTCCAAGGATCTCAGTTTGGATCATGATTTTTGGTATGCAGCAGCGATAGTATTCCTCGAAGCTATAAG GATGTTCACCCGCAACAACAGAATGGATTACCAACTGTTCTTTAACACAAGGGGAGCCTTTAGACCTATGGGATGGAATGGACTGGTTGTGGTACTATGCTTTTTTGATGTTTTCGTGATCCTCTGGAGGAAATATTATATGACTGATATGACGCTTCTAGCGATGGTAATAATACTTGCAACTGTCCGGTTCCTGTCCGGGCTGAAACTGCACATATGGAAACCGCTAAGCCGTGCCACATCGCTATGGAGCCCCTTGGTTGCAATTTTACTCACGGCTCCCCCTCTATCAGCTTGTATTAATAAATACACatatgatggtgatgatcatgatccATACAACAGATGGATAGGCCTGATCAGTTGGATTGTATTCACAACACTACTGGTGCCAGTGCTATTGGTAACAATAAGCAGGCTACGGTTCACCAGAGTCATTAAACTAGCGGATAGTATTCTTGGCAGCAAACAGGAATTTTGGCACCGAGTTGTTATAAACTTGTGCATGATTGCTGCGCTAGGGATGCAGGTGTACATCCTACAGTTAGGTCAACCCACGAACATCCTTGTTATCTTGATAGTTCAAGCGTGTGCCTTGGTGGTGGTGTCATTTGGCAACTTCCAGGTTCCAGCAGCAGTGGTGCGTATCTGGCTAGCAAGCTTGGGCTTACAGCATGAGTACAAGGATGATCAAGAGAACCTGAAAGCATCTCTCAGAATTTTCTATTGGATGGTGCTTGGGCAAGGAGTCCTCTACGCTGTGGCTTGCATGCTCGAGTTATTTTCTTTCATCCCTCGGAGATTCCTTGTCCATTGTGGTGGGTTTAGAGGTTACTGGGGAGTGAAATCTGTCGATCTGTACTATGCGTACGCCTTGGAGAAATGCATGCAGGAGGGTGTGCTTGCTCCAAAGAAGATCAGCCTGAGTAACTTTGCCATGGATTCTCTAAACTCGGATTCATCCAAGAATCAGATCTATGGTATTCAGATGATGCCCAGCTTTCTGCAAAGGGAGCCAACCAAGGCACAACTACTTTCAAAACTCGCCACTTCTACCAAGACAGTGGCCAGAATAATTAGCATGTTGGATTGGACAAGTCCAAAGGATACAACTATCAGATTATATGCTGCGAAGGTCACCGCTGAACTTGCAAAGGACCTCCGTGTCGTCACTTTCCCCGGTACAATACAGCTTGTGTCCGCACTTCTTGATGCTGACAGTGGAACAAAAAGAGGAAATCTGCTTCTGGACACAGATGATGAACAAGAAAAACAAGACCAATTTCTGGAAGATGGCCAAGAGCAACATACAGTAAGGGATGTAGCTGATAACCAAGGGCAAAGACGAGAACAACTTCAAGACACCGATAACCTGCTCGAGGAAACACAAGCCTGCTCAACCCAACAAGCCTGCAATGACAAGCCAAATTCTTACATACTCAAATGCTGGCAGCATATTTTAGAATTATGTTCGGTTCCCAAGGAGCAGCTACCGACAGACCATGATCTTCTCCCTGCACTGGCCATGTCAATTATTGAAAGTCTTGCTGGTTGTGATCAGGAAAACTGTGTGCAAATCAGCAATGCAGCTAACCTCATCCCGAAGATCATAGGATTCACAAGATTCAGACATGCCATGAACACTGTGGATACCGAAACACAACAAAAGCTCCTGCTTAAGTCATCACTGACAGTGCTGCAAAGACTCGCAAGCATTGGTGGGGAAATCGGCATAACACTGCGGTACAAGATATCAAAACATCCCTTGCTATTGAGAAACCTTGCAGAAACCTTGGAATACAACGGGAGCAGCCAGGAATTGATAAAGTTGGTGGCAGGAATCCTCAGGAACATTGCCATTGATGGGAACACAAGGCAGGAGATTGGTCGCATTCAACTGATCATCATTAGGCTGACGCAGACATTTATCAATGGAGAAGGAACCATGAGTACCAATGCTGATCACTTATCACGGAAGGTCACCGGGCAAGCACTGGCAATGCTCACAACAGAAAGTGTCCAAAATTGCTTGATTGTGTTGAAGGAACCAGAGTTCATTAAGAAACTCAAACCTATGATCTCGATCCATGGCAAGTACATATATGTGGCAGCAAGCCTGTTGCGCAATCTGTGCCTACACGCTCAACCCGAGCTCAGAGAGTCAGACCTGAAGGAACTATCTCATACCTTGAGAGAG GTGTTGGAAAAAATAATTGATGTGGAAGGGGCAGAACTAGAGATCCTCATTGGCCTTAGTTCACAGATTTGTAGAATCATCCCCAAAGACTTTACCGAAGAACTAGAGGGCGGTCAGATTAAGCAGAGATTCGTGAAGAGGCTGATTGATGCGTTGAATGCAAACATGGAACCTAGTGCTCATTGTCCTGGGATCAGAAGGGTGATACTTGAGCAAGTCATTAACATGGTGGAGTGCAATTATCACTATGCAAACTGTTTCAACGAATTCAGGATGACAGAAGCCCTATCAGTGGTAGAACAAACACTGTCGAAGGCTGAGGACTACAAACTCTTATTGGGTGATGCAGGTCTCATGGAGTACAGCACCCCTATCTCCGCCCTTGTGGCAAGAGCAAAAGAGCTAGTGACTGACTGCGATTCAATCGTAGATGGTAGGATTTCTGAACAAAGTTGA